The Teredinibacter sp. KSP-S5-2 genome includes a window with the following:
- a CDS encoding HlyD family type I secretion periplasmic adaptor subunit yields MFLKKMTEKVRAFVLFLRESENQIRSEMPNPVIEKDLDYVSSAKAAILVQSPRGGQHLLWVISVFIVVCLCWAVWAELDEFTRGDGKVIPSQHIQVIQNLEGGILAELYVNEGQAVKRGQPLLRIDDTRFSSSLREAGVTLDQLQIKSARLRAEADGSPFQVSEEQLSDPLVQEELAVYRSRQKELDSNTLVLKQQESQKQQELSELKARRDQLRRSYQLLERELELTKPLAESGAISEVELLRLERQVNDLHGELDAAQLALPRAESSLQEAKEKLANAELVFRREAREELSEITGELARLTETSSALADRVQRTMVRSPVAGTVKQLLVKTIGGVIQPGMDIVEVVPSEEILLVEARVRPADIAFLHPGQKAKVKFTAYDFSIMGGLDGEVVHISPDTIVDENGDSYYQVRVETSRTFVGPDGSELPIIPGMTVSVDILTGKKTVMSYLLKPILKTKQLALRER; encoded by the coding sequence GTGTTTCTTAAAAAAATGACTGAGAAAGTGCGCGCTTTTGTTCTGTTCTTGCGGGAGAGCGAAAACCAAATTCGTTCGGAAATGCCAAACCCTGTTATTGAAAAGGACCTGGACTATGTTTCCTCTGCGAAAGCAGCCATCTTGGTTCAAAGTCCGAGAGGTGGACAGCATCTGCTGTGGGTTATTTCCGTTTTTATCGTCGTTTGCCTATGTTGGGCAGTATGGGCAGAACTGGATGAGTTTACCCGTGGTGATGGTAAAGTTATTCCCTCACAGCATATTCAGGTTATTCAAAACCTGGAGGGCGGTATTTTGGCAGAGCTATATGTCAATGAAGGACAAGCCGTCAAACGCGGACAGCCCTTACTTCGGATAGACGACACCCGATTTTCTTCATCACTACGAGAAGCTGGCGTCACCCTGGATCAGCTGCAAATCAAGTCCGCGCGACTACGGGCAGAGGCCGACGGATCACCTTTTCAGGTCAGCGAAGAGCAACTCTCTGATCCGCTTGTGCAAGAAGAGTTGGCAGTGTACCGGTCTCGTCAAAAGGAATTGGACAGCAATACCTTGGTACTGAAGCAGCAGGAGTCGCAGAAGCAGCAGGAATTATCTGAATTAAAGGCCCGGCGTGACCAGTTGCGCAGGAGCTATCAGCTTTTGGAAAGAGAGCTGGAACTCACCAAACCTTTAGCGGAATCGGGTGCGATTTCTGAAGTGGAATTGCTGCGTTTAGAACGTCAGGTGAACGATTTACATGGGGAACTGGATGCGGCCCAGCTGGCTCTGCCTCGTGCTGAATCGAGTTTGCAGGAAGCAAAAGAAAAACTGGCCAATGCAGAATTGGTTTTCCGCCGAGAAGCGCGGGAAGAACTTAGCGAAATCACCGGAGAGCTGGCCAGACTAACGGAAACCAGTTCGGCGTTGGCCGACCGAGTGCAGAGGACAATGGTGCGCTCACCCGTGGCAGGCACAGTTAAGCAGCTTTTGGTAAAAACCATCGGTGGTGTCATTCAGCCGGGAATGGATATTGTTGAAGTTGTGCCCAGTGAAGAGATACTGTTGGTGGAGGCCCGTGTCAGGCCTGCGGATATTGCCTTTTTACACCCTGGGCAGAAAGCCAAGGTGAAGTTTACCGCCTACGATTTCTCCATTATGGGGGGGCTGGACGGAGAGGTCGTACACATCAGTCCAGACACCATTGTCGATGAAAATGGCGATAGTTATTACCAGGTCAGGGTGGAGACCAGCAGGACGTTTGTCGGGCCAGACGGTTCAGAGCTGCCAATTATTCCCGGCATGACCGTGAGTGTGGACATCCTGACGGGCAAAAAAACCGTTATGAGTTACTTGCTCAAACCTATTCTCAAAACCAAGCAGCTCGCCCTAAGAGAGCGCTAA
- a CDS encoding TolC family outer membrane protein, with product MKTCLGRCLLVLVVGVIPTICCSMTLEQVIAHTLETNPELQAAKNEKLSRIYEVKQARAGYLPSLSLDAGVGHETRTAPATDNQENDATRTELGLRASQTIFDGFSTHQEVQRQKARVESASFNEMATGEHLALKTAEAYLSVLRQAKLLDLARESLWEHQNIYDQMKLRKDTGVGSKADLDQIAARLALANSNMVVSQNNLIDAQSNFYRLVGLYPNLENMQKPDLLPVIPKNREEALALAVDGHPTLKVAAADVKAAVAQHKASKSAYWPRLNLEVDKRWDENIGTIEGEDEDFVVALRMSFDIYQGGKNRSKAKQTAYLLEEAKDIRNLSRRQVVESMSLSWNAYDALNTQLQYLQQHKNAAQSTKEAYAKQFNIGKRTLLDLLNTETEVVESKRAYTNAEYDLLFASYRILNAAGKLVNALQPK from the coding sequence ATGAAGACCTGCCTTGGCAGATGTTTGTTGGTACTGGTAGTAGGTGTTATACCTACCATATGTTGTTCAATGACTTTGGAGCAAGTGATCGCTCACACTTTAGAGACGAACCCAGAGCTTCAAGCTGCTAAAAATGAAAAACTGTCCAGAATCTACGAGGTAAAGCAAGCCCGAGCCGGTTATTTGCCCTCCCTATCCCTCGATGCAGGCGTCGGGCATGAGACCCGAACTGCCCCTGCAACCGATAATCAGGAAAACGATGCGACGCGTACCGAGCTGGGCTTAAGAGCAAGCCAGACCATTTTCGACGGATTTTCAACCCATCAAGAGGTGCAGCGACAGAAGGCTCGGGTTGAGAGTGCAAGCTTTAATGAAATGGCAACGGGTGAGCATTTGGCGTTGAAAACGGCTGAAGCTTACCTAAGTGTGTTGCGTCAGGCCAAGTTACTCGACCTCGCTCGCGAAAGCCTTTGGGAACATCAGAATATCTATGACCAGATGAAACTCCGCAAAGACACTGGAGTTGGAAGTAAGGCGGACCTGGATCAGATAGCCGCCCGTTTAGCGCTGGCAAACTCCAATATGGTGGTTTCACAAAATAACCTGATAGATGCGCAGAGTAATTTTTACCGTTTAGTCGGCTTATACCCTAATTTGGAAAACATGCAAAAACCCGATCTTCTTCCCGTTATCCCCAAAAACAGGGAAGAAGCTTTAGCGTTGGCTGTTGATGGGCACCCAACTTTAAAAGTAGCAGCGGCGGATGTAAAAGCTGCAGTGGCGCAGCATAAAGCATCAAAAAGCGCTTATTGGCCAAGGTTGAACCTCGAGGTGGATAAACGGTGGGATGAAAACATCGGCACTATTGAAGGGGAAGATGAAGATTTTGTTGTGGCTTTGCGTATGAGTTTTGATATATATCAAGGTGGAAAAAACCGGTCCAAAGCCAAACAGACGGCTTATCTATTGGAAGAAGCAAAAGATATTCGTAACCTTTCTCGCCGGCAGGTTGTTGAAAGCATGAGCCTTTCCTGGAACGCCTACGATGCACTAAATACTCAGCTTCAGTATTTACAGCAGCACAAGAATGCAGCTCAGTCGACAAAAGAAGCTTACGCAAAACAATTTAATATCGGCAAAAGAACGCTTTTGGATTTGCTCAACACAGAAACCGAAGTGGTCGAATCCAAAAGAGCTTATACCAATGCAGAGTATGATCTGCTTTTTGCCAGCTATCGAATTCTAAATGCAGCAGGGAAGCTGGTTAACGCGTTACAACCTAAATAG